In one window of Pseudorasbora parva isolate DD20220531a chromosome 7, ASM2467924v1, whole genome shotgun sequence DNA:
- the rcvrn2 gene encoding recoverin 2: protein MGNSKSSAMSKEILEDLKLTTKFTEEELSQWYENFQKQCPSGRITPEEFKKIYERIFPESDAASYAQHVFRSFDTNDDGTLDFKEYIIALHMTSTGKTERKLEWAFSLFDVDKNGYITKSEVADICQAIFKLIPKEAQEDLPEDANTPEKRADKLWSYFNKKDNERLAEGEFIQGVLDNEGAIHLIQYEPKQ, encoded by the exons ATGGGGAATAGCAAAAGCAGTGCTATGTCCAAGGAAATCCTGGAGGATCTCAAACTCACTACCAAATTCACAGAGGAGGAACTTTCACAGTGGTACGAGAACTTTCAGAAGCAGTGCCCATCTGGCCGTATCACACCAGAAGAATTTAAAAAGATCTACGAACGCATTTTCCCAGAAAGCGATGCCGCATCATATGCCCAGCACGTCTTCCGCTCCTTCGACACGAATGATGATGGAACACTGGATTTCAAGGAATACATCATTGCCCTACATATGACATCAACTGGAAAGACGGAGCGGAAGCTGGAATGGGCCTTTTCACTCTTCGATGTTGACAAGAACGGCTATATCACCAAATCAGAGGTGGCAGATATCTGCCAG GCTATCTTTAAGCTGATCCCCAAAGAGGCCCAAGAGGATCTTCCAGAAGACGCAAACACTCCTGAGAAGAGAGCAGACAAACTGTGGTCGTACTTCAATAAAAAAGATAATg AACGATTGGCTGAGGGAGAGTTTATTCAAGGTGTTCTTGACAATGAAGGCGCTATCCACCTTATTCAGTATGAGCCcaaacagtaa
- the LOC137083777 gene encoding transmembrane protein 100-like translates to MMATSEELSAQSNPTQTVKYDPKSQTVTLPSGLVSVAGVTVVTGGAELSCGSCMLAFAVWGTVVGLSIVSLGLWDLSVYSGPSHLLALGLVLLLTSLSLVAMIFVLRLIMKKRRMKARRERAEANLVLINDYAEVVLKRVTV, encoded by the coding sequence ATGATGGCAACATCGGAGGAACTTTCAGCCCAGTCTAACCCGACCCAAACCGTGAAATATGATCCAAAGTCTCAAACTGTAACATTACCAAGTGGGTTGGTTTCTGTGGCAGGTGTCACGGTGGTGACGGGGGGAGCGGAGCTGTCCTGTGGATCCTGTATGTTGGCCTTCGCGGTTTGGGGCACTGTGGTTGGTTTGAGTATTGTGTCATTGGGTTTATGGGACCTTTCGGTGTACAGTGGTCCGTCACACCTTTTGGCTCTTGGATTGGTACTGCTGCTCACCAGTTTGAGTCTGGTTGCCATGATCTTTGTCCTCCGTTTAATAATGAAAAAGAGAAGAATGAAGGCCAGAAGAGAGAGGGCAGAAGCAAATTTAGTGCTGATCAATGATTACGCAGAAGTTGTTTTAAAAAGAGTCACAGTGTAA